The Sphingobium aromaticiconvertens genome has a segment encoding these proteins:
- a CDS encoding right-handed parallel beta-helix repeat-containing protein: protein MRILSITLLLSAAVAATAFAQSSSGGFTVAESGRNFGTLSAALAAIGDGQGTVVVAPGTYRQCAVQQGGDVTIRAQNAGTAIFDGVTCEDKAALVLRGRSSKIDGIVFQNLRVPDGNGAGVRLESGNLDVANSLFRNSEEGILTGDGVGNAIRIDQSTFRHLGRCDRDLSCAHSLYIGHYGSLSVTRSRFDSGDGGHYLKSRAARVSILNNSFDDSAGRTTNYMIDLSNGASGEIRGNEMVQGRDKENWSAFITVAPEGRENDSGGLTIDGNSASFVPGLSRQSSFIANFTDDAVRIGTNKLASGIKVSDRR from the coding sequence ATGCGTATCCTGTCCATCACCCTGTTGCTGAGCGCGGCCGTCGCCGCCACCGCCTTTGCCCAGAGCAGTAGCGGTGGCTTTACCGTTGCGGAAAGTGGCCGAAACTTCGGTACGCTTTCCGCTGCGCTGGCGGCGATCGGGGACGGGCAGGGGACGGTCGTCGTCGCGCCGGGCACCTATCGCCAATGCGCGGTCCAGCAGGGCGGGGATGTCACCATCCGCGCGCAAAATGCGGGCACGGCCATCTTCGACGGCGTGACCTGCGAGGACAAGGCAGCGCTGGTGCTGCGTGGCCGATCCAGCAAGATAGACGGCATCGTCTTTCAGAATCTGCGCGTGCCCGACGGCAATGGCGCGGGCGTCCGGTTGGAAAGCGGCAATCTGGACGTCGCCAACAGCCTGTTCCGCAACAGTGAGGAAGGCATTTTGACCGGCGACGGAGTGGGCAATGCCATCCGCATCGACCAGTCGACCTTCCGCCATCTGGGCCGGTGCGACCGTGACCTGTCCTGCGCGCACAGCCTGTATATCGGCCATTATGGCAGCCTGAGCGTCACCCGCTCGCGTTTTGACAGCGGCGATGGCGGGCATTATCTGAAAAGCCGTGCGGCGCGCGTGTCCATCCTGAACAATAGTTTCGACGACAGCGCCGGACGCACCACCAATTATATGATCGACCTGTCCAACGGCGCCAGCGGCGAGATTCGCGGGAATGAGATGGTGCAGGGCCGCGACAAGGAAAATTGGAGCGCCTTCATCACCGTTGCGCCAGAGGGCCGCGAGAATGACAGCGGGGGCCTGACGATCGATGGCAACAGCGCCTCCTTCGTCCCCGGCCTGTCGCGCCAGAGCAGCTTCATCGCCAACTTCACCGACGATGCGGTGCGGATCGGCACGAACAAGCTGGCGAGCGGGATCAAAGTTTCCGATCGCCGCTGA